The Rahnella aquatilis CIP 78.65 = ATCC 33071 genomic sequence TAACTGCGTGCAAAAAATCTGACAATTTGCATCGCCTGCGGCGCCAGCCAGCGCTCTGCCTCGCATCATGCCGTAGATGTGGATATTGCCATCGGCAATCAGTTCCGCACCTGCGCTGACACTGTTGGTCACGATGAGGTCGCTGTTACGGGCATAAATTTGTTGGCCGGATCTGACCGGGGTACTGACAATGCGTGTTTTAGCCGGGGCATTGTCGGGCACGACAGGAACCGGTGGTTCTGCGGCGATACGCTGTGCGCGGCCTTCACTCAGCAGCGGTAAACCGGTGCGGGAAAGGGCGCGTTTTTGCGCTTCATCTTTGCAACCACTGATGCCAACAATGCGAAAGCCTGCAGAAGCGACAGCCTGTTGAATGTCTTTCCAGTTTGCTTCACCGGTCAGCGAGGCAACGTTGATAACAACAGGGGCATTTTTCAAAAAGGCTGGAGCTTGCTCCACTTTTTCCTGTAATGCCTGATGAATAACCTCAGGTTGTGAACTATGTAAATGAACAACCGATAAGGTAAAACTGCTGCCTTTTAGTTCTATTGGCGATTGTGACATCTATCCTGACTCAGTCTCAGCAACTCTAAATCCCCGGAATACCACTCGGGGGGCGATATTCCGATGTACGATAAGCATGTTATAGTTACAGTTATATCTAGGCAAGCCACCGTTTCAATAAAATAGAGTTAAAAAAATGCTTTGTGTGATCTATAGAAGTACTAAACGAGACCAGACTTATCTGTATGTCGAAAAAAAAGACGATTTTTCCCGTGTGCCTGAAGAATTACTCAAAGGTTTTGGCGTGCCTCAGTTCTCAATGATGCTAAACCTGGCAAACCGTGAAAAACTTGCCACGGCAGATATTGCTAAAGTGCGTCAGTCGCTGGAAGAACAGGGTTATTATCTGCAGGTTCCACCGCCGGTAGAAAGTTTATTGAATATTCATCTGAACGACGCCAGCAAATAACACATTTCTGACATTTGTTTCGGCAATCCCCCAACTTTCAGACGGCATGACTTGCATTCATCGTTGTCGTGCTCAAAGCTTATAGTGATGAATCACTTGCAGAAGTCAAAAGGAAGAAATTGATGAAATTGTCGGCACTGGCCGTGTTAACACCGCTGATTATCCTTAGCGGTTGTGCAGCGCAGAAAGCGACTTCAGGGCAAACAACCACGCCGTCCGCGACGGCCACCGCGCCAACCGCTGCCGCACCGGCAGCGCCTTCTGGTAAAACCTCTCTGGCTGAACAGGGGCGGGACCCGGCTGAATTCCCGGCTTATATCGAAAAACTTAAAGCACAGGCGCTCTCACAAGGGATCAGCCAGCAGACTGTCGACAGCACCTTCGCTAACATTCATTTTGTTGATCGCGTAATCAATTCAGACCGCAATCAGCTCGAAAAGAAAATTACTCTCGATGATTATCTGACCCGCGTTCTGCCTGAATGGAAGATCAAACAGGGGCAGGAACAGCTGCAGAGTAATTTGCCTGCGCTGACCAAAGCCAGTGACCGTTATGGCGTCCAGCCGCAGTACATTGTGGCGTTATGGGCGATGGAAAGCAGCTTTGGGAAAATACAGGGCAAAGAAGATGTGTTTTCCGCGCTGGCCACGCTGGCATTCGAAGGGCGTCGTGAAGCGTTCTTCACTAAAGAATTTATGTCCGCACTTAAAATTGTCGATTCAGGGCATGCCACCAGCGACATGATGAAAGGTTCCTGGGCAGGAGCGATGGGGCAGTCGCAGTTTATGCCAAGCTCTTACCTGACTTACGGCGCTGACGGCAACGGCGACGGCAAAATAGACATCTGGAAAAACACCGATGATGTTTTTGCCTCCACGGCCAATTATCTGGCGAAAGAAGGCTGGAAAGGCGATCAGGGCTGGGGCCAGGAAGTGAAATTACCGGCTAACTTTGATGGTGCTCTGGCGGGGCTGAAAAACAACCAGATGCATCCGGCCAGTTACTGGCAGCAGCGCGGCGTGACGCAGGTTGACGGCAGCCCGCTGACGTCCACAGCCACCCGTGCGTGGATTATCACACCGGATGACACTCAGGGGCGCGCGTTCCTGGTTTACGATAACTTCCGTACGATCATGCACTGGAACCGTTCAACCTATTTCGCGCTGAGTATAGGCATGATGGCGGATGGTATAACGGGCGTACAGGCCCCGGTGGTTTCCGGCGATTCTGCACCGGCTACAACCCCGGCGCCTTCTGCACCGTTAGCACCGGCACCGCATAACCCGTTCAGCGGCTGAAATTCCTAACTTCAAGGAGAGGCTGTATGTACCAACACAGAGACTGGCACGGCGCATTACTGGATTTTCCGGTTAACAAAGTCGTGTGTGTCGGCAGTAACTACGCGGATCATATTAAAGAGATGGGCGGGCAGAAAGCGGCGGAACCGGTGTTATTTATCAAACCGGAAACCGCCTTGTGCGATTTTCGCCAGCCCATAGCCCTGCCGAAGGATCTGGGTTCGGTACATCATGAAGTCGAACTGGCTGTGCTTATCGGTACACCGCTAAAACAGGCGACGGAAGATCGCGTCGCTAATGCTATCGCCGGTTACGGGCTGGCGCTTGACCTGACGCTGCGGGATTTGCAGTCAGCGTTCAAACAAGCCGGACAACCCTGGGAAAAAGCCAAAGGGTTTGACGGTTCCTGCCCGATGAGCGGATTTATTCCGGTGAGTGAATTTGGTGATGCACAGCAGGCCGAACTACGGTTAGAGATCAATGGAGAAGTGCGTCAGAGCGGGAATACCCGCGATATGCTGACGCCGCTTCTGCCGCTGATAGCCTACATGAGCCGCTTCTTTACGCTGCGTGCGGGCGACATCATTCTGACCGGTACACCACACGGCGTCGGCCCGTTAAATGCGGGTGATGAAATTGTGGCTACACTGAATGGTAAACAGGTTAACTCCCGCGTCATCTGACGGTGTTTCTCCTTTGCGCCGGAGTTGATTTCCGGCGGCTTTACTTGCATCTGCAGGCTAAAGCGTCTATATAAGCACCCTCATTTTCTTTATACCGGATGCACATTATGACTGAACCCGCTTTTTGGCAGCAAAAAACGCTGTCTGAAATGACCGACGAAGAATGGGAAGCATTGTGCGACGGCTGCGGACAATGCTGTCTGCATAAGCTGATCGACGAAGACACCGATGAAATCTACTTCACCAATGTTGCCTGTAATCAGCTCAACATCAAATCTTGCCAGTGCCGTAACTACGAACGTCGTTTCACGCTGGAAGAAGATTGCATCAAACTGACCCGCGAAAATCTGACAACCTTCGACTGGCTGCCGCCAACCTGTGCCTATCGCCTGATCGGCGAAGGACGTCCGTTGCTGCCGTGGCATCCGCTGCTGAACAAAGCATCGAAATCGGCCATGCATACGGCGCAGATCTCCGTACGCTACATTGCTGTGCGCGAAGATGATGTTGAAGACTGGCAGGATCATATTTTGAATAAACCGAGCTGGGCGAGATAACCTGCGTTGTTGATGCTCTGAAAACAAAAATCCCCGGCAATCGCCGGGGATTTTTATTGCAGATGCTTTTACTCTAGATTTCAGAATCGGGTCTGACACTGTTCATCGCACTGAGTGCTTCGGCATCCAGCTCCGGATCTTCTTTATCAATCAACCGGGTGAGTTCAATGAGTGCCTGGAATTGCTCGAACAAAATCTTAGCGTCTGATTTAAGCACCTCATCAGCAGAGTCGAGCGCTGAGTTGATGGCTTTGTTCACGCTTTCGATAATTTCCTGGGGGCCGCCATTTTTACCGACAGTTAAAAATATAGCACTCAGCAAAAGGGACTGAGCCTCAACCTGCGCGGTAAGTTGCTTGGAATCAGCTTCCATCCGGGAGATTTTTGCGACCATACTTAAGATGATATTTTTCATTCATTGCCCCCTTCAGACAAAGAGTATTTATTGCTTCTTATTTCTACGCCAGGTTATGAAAACTTCATAATCATATTTGGTAAAACCCGGCAGATTGTCTCAGCCGCTGAGAGTATCAGGCATCCGGGTGGTTTTTCCCTTCTTCGATAAAGTCTTCATCAATCTCATCGGTATTGTTCTGATGATCCCGGCCAGAAAGAATGTTCCAGCAGGCGATGAATAATGCTGCAATCAGCGGACCAATCACGAAGCCATTGATGCCATACACTTCCATGCCACCAAGCGTGGTGATCAGGATAAGATAATCCGGCATTTTGGTGTCTTTGCCGACCAGCAGCGGGCGTAAAACGTTATCCACGATGCCAATCACCACCACAAAGAAGGCCACAATGAAGATCCCCTGCCATAGCATCCCGGACGCGAAGAAATAGATGGCGGCTGGCACCCAGATAATGGCTGAACCTACTGCCGGAATGATCGACAGGAACGCCATCAGTGCGCCCCAAAGCAGGCTTCCGTCCAGACCGGCGATGTAAAATGCAATACCGCCCAGCGCGCCCTGAACAATCGCCACCACAACGGTACCTTTTACTGTTGCCCGCGAAACGGCTGCAAACTTCATAAACAGGTGATGCTTTACATACCGTGACAATGGCAAGGTGGCGAGTGTCATATTGACCAGATAAGCGCCATCCTTGATCAGGAAGAACAGGATATACAGCATGATGCCGAAACCCACGACAAAGCCGAATGTGCTCTTACCTATCACGAAAACGCTGCCAGCCAGGTACTGACTGCCTTGCAGTGCAACATCAGAAAGTTTTTTCTGGATCTCCGCGGTGCTGTCGAGATCATTGTCTGACAGGAAGTGCCGTGCCCATCGTGGTAAATGACGGATGAAATCCGCGAGGATCACGGGTAACTGTGTCTGATTTCCCTGCAGTTTGGTGTAAACCGCATTGAATTCAAGCGCCAGCGACGAGGTTATAATAGCCAGAGGGGTGAAGACAATCAGACAAATAATCAAAACGGTCAGCAGAGAGACCAGGCCGTTACGATCACCGACAACCTGTTTCAGCCGGTTCTTTAACGGATTGAAAATGACAGCGAGAATAATTGCCCATAGTACGGAAGAGTAGTAAGGCCTTAATACATCGAAAAAAGCCAAAGTGACGATAAAAAGAATCGCGATGAAAAAGCCTTTGGAAAATCCCTTAATGAACATTTTTGTTCCTCTGATAAATCTTTTAGCCCTCGTAGCATAGAATGCATTGACGAATTTACAAACGTAGGTCTTTTTTTGTGCAGTGTGTGCAGTGTGTGCAGTGTGTGCAGTGTGTGCAGTGCGGAGAAGGAAGAGAAAATCTTACCTCTGATCAAAGCAACGCCGGGATTAATGGAACTCCGCCATTGCACCCGCGTTAATACCAGTCATTCCATTTCCCTTAAACGTCACTGTTGATTTCTTCCCTGATGTTTAAATTTTATTTAAACAGGCCGTATAACACGAAACCTGCGACGACCCAGAAGACGACGCAGGTTCCAACACAAATGGCCCAAATGGCCCAGACGGGAAGATTTTTCATTGCACGTTCCAATAATGGTAATAAAACTCACAGAGGCAGAGGGCCCGAGTTGAACAGGCGCTGCAGATAATACATCACGTCTGTTTTGGAAAACATCTTCTCCTCCACAGACATAAAAAAAGCGCCATGACAGGCGCTTTTCTGTTACTGCGATGGCTGAATTAACGACCAAATAAATCGCGGCGTTTTGGTTTGACGAACTGAGCCAGCAGCACCAGAACAGCAATCACCATAAACACGCTGAAAATCACCACCAGCCACTGCGGCATACCCAGTGACAGGAATTCCCATTGTTTTTCTGCACAATCACCGCTGGCGATAAACATCCACGGGAACCACTTGTCCAGTGGCAACCAGGTTGGGAAACGCGCGGCAAAATCACAGGTGGCAAACGGAGAAGGATGCAACTGAATCATGGTGTGTTCCCACGACAGACGGATGCCTTCGTAAGCACTGTAGATCCAGATAAGGATCCCGGCATAGCGTAACCACGTGGAAGGCGCGATAGCACCGACGAGGCCAGCCAGCAGAATACCCATCAGGGCACAACGTTCATAAATACACATGACACAGGGCTTAAGTAACATCACGTGTTGGAAATACAAGGCAACCAGCTCAAGTGCCAGCGCAGTCAGAGCCATCAGAAGCCATGCACCGCGGCCTTGTGAACAGCGGTTAAGATATTGCAACATAGAAAATTTTTCCCTGCAGTTAGCTACTGACACGCAGTGTAAACCAATTGCTTGCTGCTGCCAGCCTGTCCGAATAAATATTCGGTAAATAATTAATATAAATCGGACAATTCGACTTTAAATTCGGTAATTTTCTGAATGAAGCCACTTACAGGAAATTACCGACTCAATCTCTACCCGATCAATGCACCGGCATGATGTCATTTACCGGCGGCAAACTCAGCCATCCCATATCGCTGTACCACTGCGTCATATCCGGCAGCAGATACTGAACACACAACAGACCGACGAGCGTCATGACAATAGTGTACGGCAACGCCATCCAGACCATCCTTCCGTAAGAAAGTCGGATCAGCGGGGCAAGGGCAGAAGTCAGCAGGAACAGGAATGCCGCCTGACCATTGGGTGTCGCGACTGAAGGCAGGTTGGTGCCGGTATTAATAGCCACGGCCAGCATCTCAAATTGTTTCAGATCGATTATTCCACTTTCCAGCGCTGATTTTGCTTCATTGATGTAGACCGTACCGACGAAAACGTTATCTGAAAC encodes the following:
- the dsbB gene encoding disulfide bond formation protein DsbB: MLQYLNRCSQGRGAWLLMALTALALELVALYFQHVMLLKPCVMCIYERCALMGILLAGLVGAIAPSTWLRYAGILIWIYSAYEGIRLSWEHTMIQLHPSPFATCDFAARFPTWLPLDKWFPWMFIASGDCAEKQWEFLSLGMPQWLVVIFSVFMVIAVLVLLAQFVKPKRRDLFGR
- a CDS encoding YcgN family cysteine cluster protein, with protein sequence MTEPAFWQQKTLSEMTDEEWEALCDGCGQCCLHKLIDEDTDEIYFTNVACNQLNIKSCQCRNYERRFTLEEDCIKLTRENLTTFDWLPPTCAYRLIGEGRPLLPWHPLLNKASKSAMHTAQISVRYIAVREDDVEDWQDHILNKPSWAR
- a CDS encoding AI-2E family transporter → MFIKGFSKGFFIAILFIVTLAFFDVLRPYYSSVLWAIILAVIFNPLKNRLKQVVGDRNGLVSLLTVLIICLIVFTPLAIITSSLALEFNAVYTKLQGNQTQLPVILADFIRHLPRWARHFLSDNDLDSTAEIQKKLSDVALQGSQYLAGSVFVIGKSTFGFVVGFGIMLYILFFLIKDGAYLVNMTLATLPLSRYVKHHLFMKFAAVSRATVKGTVVVAIVQGALGGIAFYIAGLDGSLLWGALMAFLSIIPAVGSAIIWVPAAIYFFASGMLWQGIFIVAFFVVVIGIVDNVLRPLLVGKDTKMPDYLILITTLGGMEVYGINGFVIGPLIAALFIACWNILSGRDHQNNTDEIDEDFIEEGKNHPDA
- a CDS encoding fumarylacetoacetate hydrolase family protein; protein product: MYQHRDWHGALLDFPVNKVVCVGSNYADHIKEMGGQKAAEPVLFIKPETALCDFRQPIALPKDLGSVHHEVELAVLIGTPLKQATEDRVANAIAGYGLALDLTLRDLQSAFKQAGQPWEKAKGFDGSCPMSGFIPVSEFGDAQQAELRLEINGEVRQSGNTRDMLTPLLPLIAYMSRFFTLRAGDIILTGTPHGVGPLNAGDEIVATLNGKQVNSRVI
- the minC gene encoding septum site-determining protein MinC, producing MSQSPIELKGSSFTLSVVHLHSSQPEVIHQALQEKVEQAPAFLKNAPVVINVASLTGEANWKDIQQAVASAGFRIVGISGCKDEAQKRALSRTGLPLLSEGRAQRIAAEPPVPVVPDNAPAKTRIVSTPVRSGQQIYARNSDLIVTNSVSAGAELIADGNIHIYGMMRGRALAGAAGDANCQIFCTQLGAELVSIAGQYWLSDQIPTDYLGQAARLSLLNNVLTIQPLN
- a CDS encoding YcgL domain-containing protein; the protein is MLCVIYRSTKRDQTYLYVEKKDDFSRVPEELLKGFGVPQFSMMLNLANREKLATADIAKVRQSLEEQGYYLQVPPPVESLLNIHLNDASK
- a CDS encoding lytic murein transglycosylase — translated: MKLSALAVLTPLIILSGCAAQKATSGQTTTPSATATAPTAAAPAAPSGKTSLAEQGRDPAEFPAYIEKLKAQALSQGISQQTVDSTFANIHFVDRVINSDRNQLEKKITLDDYLTRVLPEWKIKQGQEQLQSNLPALTKASDRYGVQPQYIVALWAMESSFGKIQGKEDVFSALATLAFEGRREAFFTKEFMSALKIVDSGHATSDMMKGSWAGAMGQSQFMPSSYLTYGADGNGDGKIDIWKNTDDVFASTANYLAKEGWKGDQGWGQEVKLPANFDGALAGLKNNQMHPASYWQQRGVTQVDGSPLTSTATRAWIITPDDTQGRAFLVYDNFRTIMHWNRSTYFALSIGMMADGITGVQAPVVSGDSAPATTPAPSAPLAPAPHNPFSG
- the iraP gene encoding anti-adapter protein IraP translates to MKNIILSMVAKISRMEADSKQLTAQVEAQSLLLSAIFLTVGKNGGPQEIIESVNKAINSALDSADEVLKSDAKILFEQFQALIELTRLIDKEDPELDAEALSAMNSVRPDSEI